Part of the Synergistes jonesii genome is shown below.
CATGATCTGGATGTTCTGGTCCAGCCCCGTTATATCGACGGGAGGAAGGACGAGTGACTGCATCCTTTTGACCGCTTCGCTTCTGCCTCGAATCGAAACGCTCTCCGGTATGACCTTGATAGACTCGACTTGCAGATCCTCCTGCGGCGAACCGACGACTGAGACCTTCACAGGAATCCGTTCGCCGACTATCTCGTTTTCAAACGCCGCCGTCGCGTTCGTCTCTTTCGGCGTTATCGTAAGCTTGCCCGTCGGAGTCGTGAGGAAGGGCTGCTTGACGTTCGCCTGAGCCTTCAACGCGACGCTGACGCGCGCCTTGCCGCCCTCGTCGAGCTTGTCGAGCGCTACGACCGCTTCGAGCCCCTGCACCGCGAGGACTTCGTTCTCCGGTCCGCTGATCACCGCGCTTGCGGGGTCGAGCGTGATCGAGGATAAAATCATGCCCTCTGGCGGAGCGCCTTCAGCTCTCGCCTTTATTTCCACCGTGCGTTCGACGTGGCGGTAGACCTCGACCTCGGCAACCGCCGGCTTTAGGCTTATCACGCGCGCGAAGGAGGGAACGTCAAGGTTTATCGGAAGAGTATACTTTCCGGCCTGCAGATTCGCAAGGTCGACTTCGGCGATAAGGTCCGACGGTCTTACGCCCGACAGCATGTTTATCTTGCCGGATATTTTGAGTTCTATCTTATTCGTCGGCGCGTAGAGAGAAAAGCCGGCAGGGAGGTTCGCGTAATTAATCTCGACGCTCAGAGTGCGCGCCGATTCCGAGTCGCTGTCGAGCGCTACGAAGGCCCAGAGCGCCACTGAAATAAACACGGAGACGCATATGAAAAAGCCCTTCGACTGGAGAATCGATTCTCCTTTATAGTTCAGCCTGCCGCTCAACGACGAGAGCTTTCTGTCGACGGCGTTGAGCGTGCCTATGATAAGTCTTTCCAGCGTCTTCTTTTCATTCGGCATTTTTAACGCCCCCTGACCACTGCTGCTGTATTTCTTCGCGCAGCCGCTCCATAAAGTTCGTCTCCCTGCTTTCGAAGCTGAAATAATGGTTGCATATCTTTCTCAGCTGCTCTTCGTCGAGAGGCTTGGAAAAATGCCCGCCTACGGCGGCCGTTATCTCTCCGCGCTCCTCTGAGACGGTCAGAGCTATCGAATCGGACATTTCCGTCACTCCGAGCGCCGCACGGTGGCGCGTACCGTACCATCTCGAGATGTCGGTCTTCTCCGTCAATGGAAGGTAGCAGCCGGCCGCAACTATGCTGCTGCGGTCGAGCACGACCGCGCCGTCGTGCAGAGGCGTGCCGGGCCAGAAGATCGATATCAGAAGCTCCTCGGTGATGTCGGC
Proteins encoded:
- a CDS encoding CdaR family protein; translated protein: MPNEKKTLERLIIGTLNAVDRKLSSLSGRLNYKGESILQSKGFFICVSVFISVALWAFVALDSDSESARTLSVEINYANLPAGFSLYAPTNKIELKISGKINMLSGVRPSDLIAEVDLANLQAGKYTLPINLDVPSFARVISLKPAVAEVEVYRHVERTVEIKARAEGAPPEGMILSSITLDPASAVISGPENEVLAVQGLEAVVALDKLDEGGKARVSVALKAQANVKQPFLTTPTGKLTITPKETNATAAFENEIVGERIPVKVSVVGSPQEDLQVESIKVIPESVSIRGRSEAVKRMQSLVLPPVDITGLDQNIQIMIPMRPEQLEEGVEISGPDRARVEIRLSKKMGVKTFTNVPLLVEGSESGKEWKLSPQSVSLTVEGTQTAIDSLTDGAPCELYVDVSNIVSQQTELPVLVKNLKRDFQIVQTEPEQVRVTAVDGK